The following are encoded in a window of Sphaerisporangium siamense genomic DNA:
- a CDS encoding hemerythrin domain-containing protein, with translation MDENDVVALLVHQHQMIKDLFGEVERATGGARAEAFERLVRLLSVHETAEEEVVHPYARRALADGDAIVEARLREENEAKRLLALMEQRGTDDPQFGSRLQELRAGVIAHAEAEERDEFPQLVRETSENERRALALGVKAAESLAPTHPHPGVESATKNVVFGTPTAIFDRARDVIRRMTRKGGTR, from the coding sequence ATGGACGAGAACGACGTGGTCGCGCTCCTCGTCCACCAACACCAGATGATCAAGGATTTGTTCGGCGAGGTGGAGCGGGCCACCGGCGGGGCGAGGGCCGAGGCGTTCGAACGCCTGGTACGGCTGCTCTCGGTGCACGAGACCGCCGAGGAGGAGGTCGTCCACCCGTACGCCAGACGCGCGCTCGCCGACGGGGACGCCATCGTCGAGGCGCGGCTGCGGGAGGAGAACGAGGCCAAGCGGCTTCTCGCGCTCATGGAGCAGCGGGGCACGGACGATCCGCAGTTCGGCTCGCGCCTGCAGGAGCTGCGCGCCGGCGTCATCGCGCACGCCGAGGCCGAGGAGCGGGACGAGTTCCCGCAGCTCGTCAGGGAGACCAGCGAGAACGAGCGCCGTGCGCTCGCGCTCGGGGTCAAGGCGGCCGAGTCGCTCGCCCCGACGCACCCGCATCCGGGGGTCGAGTCGGCGACGAAGAACGTCGTGTTCGGTACGCCGACCGCGATCTTCGACCGCGCCCGGGACGTCATCCGCAGGATGACGCGGAAAGGGGGCACCCGCTGA
- a CDS encoding winged helix DNA-binding domain-containing protein, producing the protein MLTRRALNRALLERQLLLRRHGKTALEAIEHLVGMQSQAPTSPYVNLWTRLRDFEKDDLARLLNDRAVVRVALMRGTIHLVSARDCLELRPVVQPVLDRWARSSHGARLAGADQEEVVALGRKLVEDRPLTFEELAGHLGERWGDGEALSKLVRAKLALVQVPPRGIWGAVSRARHTTAEYWLERPLGDGSAIETMVLRYLAAFGPASIKDMQAWSGLTGLREVVRGLPGLRVHRDEAGVELFDVPDGPLPDPDTETPVRFVGEFDNLLLSHADRARVITEEHRKAVFTVNGIIRATILVDGFVAGTWKIVERGDAATLEITPFTALGPMTRDALAEEGMNLLAFAAPGKSGQDVRFSPGRP; encoded by the coding sequence ATGCTGACCCGCCGCGCGCTCAACCGCGCACTGCTGGAACGTCAACTGCTGCTCCGCCGGCACGGCAAGACGGCGCTGGAGGCCATCGAACACCTGGTCGGGATGCAGTCCCAGGCACCGACCTCGCCGTACGTGAATCTCTGGACCCGCCTCCGGGACTTCGAGAAGGACGACCTCGCCCGGCTCCTGAACGACAGGGCGGTGGTCCGGGTGGCGCTGATGCGCGGCACCATCCACCTCGTCAGCGCGCGCGACTGCCTGGAGCTGCGGCCGGTCGTCCAGCCGGTCCTCGACCGCTGGGCCCGGTCGAGCCACGGCGCACGCCTCGCCGGCGCCGACCAGGAGGAGGTGGTCGCGCTCGGCCGCAAACTGGTCGAGGACCGCCCGCTCACCTTCGAGGAGCTCGCCGGACACCTCGGGGAGCGGTGGGGGGACGGCGAGGCGTTGTCCAAGCTGGTCCGCGCCAAGCTGGCGCTCGTGCAGGTGCCGCCCCGCGGCATCTGGGGCGCCGTCTCGCGGGCGCGCCACACCACCGCCGAGTACTGGCTGGAACGGCCCCTCGGCGACGGCTCGGCGATCGAGACCATGGTCCTGCGCTACCTCGCCGCCTTCGGCCCCGCCTCGATCAAGGACATGCAGGCGTGGTCCGGGCTCACCGGGCTGCGCGAGGTCGTCCGCGGGCTGCCCGGCCTGCGCGTCCACCGGGACGAGGCGGGCGTCGAGCTGTTCGACGTGCCGGACGGCCCGCTGCCCGACCCCGACACGGAGACGCCGGTGCGGTTCGTCGGCGAGTTCGACAACCTCCTGCTCTCCCACGCCGACCGCGCGCGCGTCATCACCGAGGAGCACCGCAAGGCCGTCTTCACCGTCAACGGCATCATCCGCGCGACGATCCTCGTGGACGGGTTCGTCGCCGGCACCTGGAAGATCGTCGAACGCGGCGACGCGGCGACCCTGGAGATCACGCCGTTCACCGCGCTCGGCCCCATGACGCGCGACGCTCTGGCCGAGGAGGGCATGAACCTCCTCGCCTTCGCCGCCCCGGGCAAGAGCGGCCAGGACGTTCGCTTCTCCCCCGGCAGGCCTTGA
- a CDS encoding CGNR zinc finger domain-containing protein — MHLNPYGEDPVQLMTDLANTPPSSLDDLVDRCRAAGLRLDGPSPRPEDLATARALIGEWCAVVDAEDDGERAALLNKLLASAAAHPRLSDHAGTGWHLHYRDEALPLGEVLRALVAVGTALHLTGRGMSRLGRCAAEECSQVYADVSRGGRQRYCSPRCANRDAVRRHRARRP, encoded by the coding sequence GTGCATCTCAACCCTTACGGGGAAGATCCGGTCCAGCTCATGACCGACCTCGCCAACACCCCTCCCAGCTCGCTCGACGACCTGGTGGACCGCTGCCGCGCCGCGGGACTGCGGCTGGACGGGCCGTCCCCCCGCCCGGAGGATCTGGCGACGGCGCGCGCGCTCATCGGCGAGTGGTGCGCCGTGGTCGACGCCGAGGACGACGGCGAGCGCGCGGCCCTGCTGAACAAGCTGCTGGCGTCGGCCGCCGCGCATCCGCGCCTGAGCGACCACGCGGGCACGGGCTGGCACCTGCACTACCGCGACGAGGCGCTGCCGCTCGGCGAGGTACTGCGGGCGCTGGTCGCGGTGGGCACGGCGCTCCACCTCACCGGACGGGGTATGTCGCGGCTCGGCCGCTGCGCCGCCGAGGAGTGCTCCCAGGTGTACGCGGACGTGTCGCGCGGCGGGCGGCAGCGCTACTGCTCCCCCCGCTGCGCCAACCGCGACGCCGTGCGCCGGCATCGCGCCCGGCGCCCATGA
- a CDS encoding DUF2277 domain-containing protein, which yields MCRSIKTLREPYTSDVTDEDVRAAALQYVRKISGFRAPSARNAEAFDQAVAAITAATRTLLDDLELRRTGRDTAAS from the coding sequence ATGTGCCGGAGTATCAAGACCTTGCGCGAGCCCTACACCAGCGACGTCACCGACGAGGACGTGCGGGCCGCGGCGCTGCAGTACGTCCGCAAGATCTCGGGGTTCCGCGCCCCCTCGGCCCGCAACGCGGAGGCGTTCGACCAGGCCGTGGCGGCGATCACGGCGGCGACCCGCACCCTGTTGGACGACCTGGAGTTGAGGCGCACGGGACGGGACACGGCGGCTTCCTGA
- a CDS encoding PP2C family protein-serine/threonine phosphatase produces the protein MTRENRRTQTLMGALPFASLGIVAAVDILTGPDLGYLSLLAVGPAFASLVGGVRRTVLIGVIALVTSLLLAVYNDLLGDRQSTMSLVSITGVTAASILATVGRQRRERELATVRSVAEVAQRVLLRPVPRRAGHLRAAVSYTSANAEARIGGDLYEVVTGPGGVRAIVGDVQGKGLEAVETAALVLGAFREAAHDEPDLRGVSGRLEKALNRRLSGEEFVTAILVDADPAGKLTLLNYGHPPPLIIHADGEITLAEPAESAPPLGLAVLEVEGPNPHQVAFGPGDQVLLYTDGVIEARDRAGRFYPLAERAFLLKDDDPEAALEALRLDLVHHVDAPLHDDAAMLLLRFREG, from the coding sequence ATGACCCGGGAGAACCGCAGAACGCAGACGCTCATGGGCGCCCTGCCCTTCGCGTCGCTGGGCATCGTCGCCGCGGTCGACATCCTGACCGGGCCCGACCTCGGCTACCTCTCGCTGCTCGCCGTCGGCCCGGCGTTCGCGAGTCTCGTGGGCGGCGTGCGGCGCACCGTGCTGATCGGCGTCATCGCGCTGGTCACCTCGCTGCTGCTCGCCGTGTACAACGACCTGCTCGGCGACCGGCAGAGCACCATGAGCCTGGTCTCCATCACCGGCGTGACCGCCGCGAGCATCCTGGCCACGGTCGGACGCCAGCGGCGCGAACGCGAGCTCGCCACCGTGCGCTCGGTCGCCGAGGTCGCCCAGCGGGTGCTGCTCAGGCCCGTCCCGCGCCGGGCCGGCCACTTACGCGCGGCGGTGTCGTACACCTCGGCCAACGCCGAGGCCCGCATCGGCGGCGACCTGTACGAGGTCGTGACCGGCCCCGGCGGGGTGCGCGCCATCGTCGGCGACGTCCAGGGCAAGGGCCTGGAGGCGGTCGAGACCGCCGCGCTCGTGCTCGGCGCGTTCCGCGAGGCCGCGCACGACGAACCCGACCTGCGCGGCGTCAGCGGGCGGCTGGAGAAGGCGCTCAACCGGCGCCTGTCCGGCGAGGAGTTCGTCACCGCGATCCTCGTGGACGCCGACCCGGCCGGGAAGCTGACCCTGCTCAACTACGGGCACCCGCCGCCGCTGATCATCCACGCGGACGGCGAGATCACGCTGGCCGAGCCCGCGGAGAGCGCGCCGCCGCTGGGCCTCGCCGTCCTGGAGGTCGAGGGCCCGAACCCGCACCAGGTCGCGTTCGGGCCGGGGGACCAGGTCCTGCTCTACACCGACGGGGTGATCGAGGCGCGCGACCGCGCGGGACGGTTCTATCCCCTGGCCGAGCGGGCGTTCCTGCTGAAGGACGACGACCCTGAGGCCGCGCTCGAAGCGCTCAGGCTCGACCTGGTCCACCACGTCGACGCGCCCCTGCACGACGACGCGGCGATGCTGCTGCTGCGCTTCCGGGAAGGGTGA
- a CDS encoding site-2 protease family protein has product MKQSVRLGRVAGIPVGAHWSTLLIMILIGGVLASTVLPQAIPGRPPARYWAVGAATAVLFLGSLLAHELAHALVARRRGVPVTSITLWLLGGVTEFAGESKTPKDEFRIAVAGPLVSLVLAVVFYLCVLPVSGPALIVAAVRWLALMNAVLAVFNMLPGAPLDGGRVLHAFLWHRGRDRARADLAASRAGQGLGAGLIALGAVELVLMAWTGGLWMMLIGWFLITAARGEGMIRAAHEGLGGWHVRDVMTPAPDVAPAWQDVESFVDSTALRSRQSVFPVVEFGGAVTGALPLQALTAVPAARRRDTRVSALARPLSAGHLLSPDDDATRILEPSASRVAGELVAVVVEGGRIVGMVTTADLGRALQQAALRAPAGTGPRPDQPGQALRDGPGG; this is encoded by the coding sequence ATGAAGCAGAGCGTGCGCCTCGGCCGCGTCGCGGGCATCCCCGTGGGGGCGCACTGGTCCACACTGCTGATCATGATTTTGATCGGGGGAGTGCTGGCGAGCACGGTGCTGCCCCAGGCGATCCCTGGCCGGCCGCCCGCGCGGTACTGGGCGGTGGGCGCGGCCACGGCCGTCCTGTTCCTGGGCTCGCTGCTCGCGCACGAGCTGGCCCACGCCCTCGTCGCCCGGCGCAGGGGCGTGCCGGTCACCTCGATCACCCTGTGGCTGCTCGGCGGGGTCACCGAGTTCGCCGGGGAGTCCAAGACGCCGAAGGACGAGTTCAGGATCGCCGTCGCGGGGCCGCTCGTCAGCCTGGTCCTCGCCGTCGTGTTCTATCTCTGCGTCCTGCCGGTGAGCGGCCCGGCGCTGATCGTGGCGGCGGTGCGCTGGCTGGCGCTCATGAACGCCGTGCTGGCGGTCTTCAACATGCTGCCGGGCGCCCCCTTGGACGGCGGGCGGGTGCTGCACGCCTTCCTGTGGCACCGCGGCCGCGACCGGGCCCGCGCCGACCTGGCGGCCTCCCGGGCCGGGCAGGGACTCGGCGCCGGCCTCATCGCGCTCGGGGCGGTGGAGCTCGTCCTCATGGCCTGGACCGGCGGGCTGTGGATGATGCTGATCGGCTGGTTCCTGATCACCGCCGCCCGCGGTGAGGGCATGATCAGGGCCGCGCACGAGGGGCTCGGCGGCTGGCACGTCCGCGACGTGATGACCCCCGCGCCGGACGTCGCCCCCGCCTGGCAGGACGTGGAGAGCTTCGTGGACTCCACCGCGCTGCGCTCCCGCCAGAGCGTGTTCCCCGTGGTCGAGTTCGGCGGCGCCGTCACCGGGGCGCTGCCGCTCCAGGCCCTGACCGCGGTTCCGGCCGCGCGGCGGCGCGACACGCGCGTCTCCGCGCTGGCCCGTCCCCTCAGCGCGGGCCACCTGCTCTCTCCCGACGACGACGCCACGCGGATCCTGGAGCCGTCGGCGTCGCGGGTCGCGGGGGAGCTGGTGGCCGTGGTCGTCGAGGGAGGGCGCATCGTCGGCATGGTCACCACCGCCGACCTCGGCCGGGCGCTGCAGCAGGCCGCGCTGCGCGCCCCCGCCGGGACCGGCCCGCGGCCCGACCAGCCGGGCCAGGCCCTGCGTGACGGGCCCGGCGGCTGA
- a CDS encoding universal stress protein yields MSGHVVVGVDGSPPSVVAARWAAEDARRRGAGLRVVHISEPWMYVQPLATPPGFQDSLEEASRAVLAQAADEARDQVPGLEVETVSRVGDVRTELLRQAEEAEVLVVGTRGHGGFLGMVLGSVSIGVAGRADCPVIVVRCDEESREHGEIVVGHDGSPESEPALRYAFEEAARRGCRLRAIYAWEQTAFLPIPASDTPHMERLYDLGRKAAKEQLLPWRDKYPQLRVTESMPWAHPVEALSEASATADLVVVGSRGRGALRAAVLGSVSHGVLHHARCPVAVVRVRPGGPGTEEAARWEGRDT; encoded by the coding sequence ATGAGCGGACACGTTGTCGTAGGGGTCGACGGCTCGCCCCCCTCGGTGGTCGCCGCCCGCTGGGCCGCCGAGGACGCGCGGCGGCGCGGCGCCGGGCTGCGCGTCGTCCACATCAGCGAGCCGTGGATGTACGTCCAGCCGCTCGCCACGCCGCCCGGCTTCCAGGACTCGCTGGAGGAGGCGTCCCGGGCCGTGCTCGCCCAGGCCGCCGACGAGGCGCGCGACCAGGTGCCGGGCCTGGAGGTCGAGACCGTGTCGCGGGTGGGCGACGTGCGCACCGAGCTGCTGCGCCAGGCCGAGGAGGCCGAGGTCCTCGTGGTCGGCACCCGGGGGCACGGCGGGTTCCTCGGGATGGTGCTCGGCTCGGTGTCGATCGGCGTCGCCGGGCGCGCCGACTGCCCGGTGATCGTCGTCAGGTGCGACGAGGAGTCCCGCGAGCACGGCGAGATCGTCGTCGGGCACGACGGGTCGCCGGAGTCCGAGCCCGCGCTGCGGTACGCCTTCGAGGAGGCCGCGCGCCGGGGCTGCCGCCTGCGTGCGATCTACGCCTGGGAGCAGACCGCGTTCCTGCCCATCCCGGCCAGCGACACCCCGCACATGGAGCGGCTGTACGACCTCGGGCGCAAGGCCGCCAAGGAGCAGTTGCTGCCGTGGCGGGACAAGTACCCGCAGCTCCGGGTGACGGAGTCGATGCCGTGGGCGCACCCGGTGGAGGCGCTGTCGGAGGCGTCGGCCACCGCCGACCTGGTCGTCGTCGGGTCGCGGGGCCGGGGCGCCCTCCGCGCGGCCGTGCTCGGCTCGGTCAGCCACGGCGTGCTGCACCACGCGCGCTGCCCCGTCGCGGTCGTCCGCGTGCGTCCCGGCGGCCCGGGCACCGAGGAGGCCGCCCGATGGGAGGGGCGGGACACATGA
- a CDS encoding Rv1733c family protein, with protein sequence MRCVRRYRFDHNPLRRRSDRIEAVAVLLTLLVLVASVWPALLAGRVVYQRGLTAERVDPEVRQQVTAVLLENGAATNPVSSQGTVLGVKAKARWYMPDGSVHMGVVSVPAHAKAGSSLELWVDAHGTPTAAPRTHAQTVADAVVAGFGVVAGIGGLLFLNLALLRWMLDRRRYVEWEKEWTAVHDRWRRPRQP encoded by the coding sequence ATGAGGTGTGTTCGCCGTTATCGGTTCGACCACAATCCGCTGCGCAGGCGCTCTGACCGCATCGAGGCCGTCGCGGTCCTGCTCACCCTGCTGGTCCTGGTCGCCAGCGTGTGGCCCGCCCTCCTGGCCGGCCGCGTGGTGTACCAGCGGGGGCTGACGGCCGAGCGCGTGGACCCGGAGGTCCGCCAGCAGGTCACCGCCGTCCTGCTGGAGAACGGCGCCGCCACCAACCCTGTCTCGTCCCAGGGAACCGTGCTCGGGGTCAAGGCCAAGGCCCGCTGGTACATGCCCGACGGCAGCGTCCACATGGGCGTGGTGTCGGTGCCCGCGCACGCCAAGGCGGGATCGTCGCTGGAGCTGTGGGTCGACGCGCACGGCACTCCCACCGCCGCCCCCCGCACGCACGCCCAGACGGTCGCCGACGCCGTCGTGGCGGGCTTCGGCGTCGTCGCCGGGATCGGGGGGTTGCTCTTCCTGAACCTCGCCCTCCTGCGGTGGATGCTGGACCGCCGCCGCTACGTCGAGTGGGAGAAGGAGTGGACGGCCGTCCACGACCGCTGGCGGCGTCCCAGGCAGCCGTGA
- a CDS encoding phenylacetate--CoA ligase family protein, which produces MIDEDRPARVLAGLREFYETPPPDTSGRGAEAALALFHDVAATVPAYADFLREKGVDPAAIRTVRDFARVPLLDKESYHRRHPLPRLCRHGRLDACDMVAVSSGSSGAPTVWPRSVLDERLVAARFEQVFRDGFHAGERTTLAVICFALGTWVGGMYTAACCRHLAAKGYPITVATPGNDIGEILRVVGELGPHFDQVVLLGYPPFVKNVVDAGLARGIDWPAHHVKLVLAGEVFSEQWRDLVGRRAGMTDPCHDSASLYGTADAGVLGAETPLSVRARRFLAGRPDAARELFGDSRLPTLVQYDPESRYFEVRDGTLLFTGDNGVPLIRYHIADEGGVVPFDVMLEFCRARGFDPAVGHGPDETVPELPFVYVFGRSMFTVSFFGANVYPENVTVGLERADIGEKVTGKFVLRAEEDAGHDRRLSVVVELAPGVRPDPALVPVIAGSIRTELLRLNSEFAHYVPQEHQTPVVELRETGDPEYFPPGVKHRYTRPA; this is translated from the coding sequence GTGATCGACGAAGATCGTCCCGCCCGCGTGCTGGCCGGGCTGCGGGAGTTCTACGAGACCCCTCCGCCCGACACATCCGGCCGCGGCGCCGAGGCCGCGCTCGCCCTGTTCCACGACGTGGCCGCGACCGTCCCCGCGTACGCCGACTTCCTGCGCGAGAAGGGGGTGGACCCCGCCGCGATCCGCACGGTGCGGGACTTCGCGCGCGTCCCCCTGCTCGACAAGGAGTCCTACCACCGGCGCCATCCTCTGCCCCGGCTCTGCCGGCACGGCAGGCTGGACGCCTGCGACATGGTCGCGGTCTCCTCCGGCTCCTCGGGCGCGCCGACCGTCTGGCCGCGGTCCGTGCTCGACGAGCGCCTCGTCGCCGCCCGCTTCGAGCAGGTCTTCCGCGACGGCTTCCACGCCGGCGAGCGCACCACCCTCGCCGTCATCTGCTTCGCGCTCGGCACCTGGGTGGGCGGCATGTACACCGCCGCCTGCTGCCGCCACCTCGCCGCCAAGGGCTACCCGATCACCGTGGCCACCCCCGGCAACGACATCGGCGAGATCCTGCGGGTCGTCGGTGAGCTCGGGCCGCACTTCGACCAGGTGGTGCTGCTCGGCTATCCCCCCTTCGTCAAGAACGTCGTGGACGCGGGGCTCGCCCGGGGAATCGACTGGCCCGCCCACCACGTCAAGCTGGTGCTCGCCGGCGAGGTGTTCAGCGAGCAGTGGCGCGACCTGGTCGGGCGCCGGGCGGGCATGACCGACCCCTGCCACGACTCGGCGTCCCTCTACGGCACCGCCGACGCCGGCGTGCTCGGCGCCGAGACCCCGCTCAGCGTCCGGGCCCGCCGGTTCCTGGCCGGGCGTCCCGACGCCGCGCGCGAGCTGTTCGGCGACTCCCGCCTGCCGACCCTCGTGCAGTACGACCCGGAGAGCCGCTACTTCGAGGTCCGGGACGGCACGCTGCTCTTCACCGGCGACAACGGCGTGCCGCTGATCCGCTACCACATCGCCGACGAGGGCGGCGTCGTGCCCTTCGACGTGATGCTGGAGTTCTGCCGCGCGCGCGGCTTCGACCCCGCCGTGGGGCACGGGCCCGACGAAACCGTCCCCGAGCTGCCCTTCGTGTACGTCTTCGGGCGGTCGATGTTCACGGTCTCGTTCTTCGGGGCCAACGTCTACCCCGAGAACGTCACCGTGGGCCTGGAGCGGGCCGACATCGGCGAGAAGGTCACCGGCAAGTTCGTGCTGCGCGCCGAGGAGGACGCCGGCCACGACCGCCGCCTGTCGGTCGTGGTCGAGCTGGCCCCCGGAGTGCGGCCCGACCCGGCGCTCGTCCCGGTGATCGCCGGCTCGATCCGGACCGAGCTGCTCCGCCTCAACAGCGAGTTCGCCCACTACGTGCCCCAGGAGCACCAGACCCCCGTGGTCGAGCTGCGCGAGACCGGCGACCCGGAGTACTTCCCGCCCGGCGTCAAACACCGCTACACCCGTCCCGCATAG
- a CDS encoding APC family permease has translation MTEAGATPPPAGLARRLGLGDAVVIGLGSMIGAGVFAAFAPAAAAAGTALLPALGLAALVAYCNATCSARLAARHPLSGGTYVYGRERLGEVWGYLAGWGFVTGKTASCAAMALIVGAYVWPGHEHLIAVAAVVALTALNDAGVRKAAWATRLIVAVVLVVLAVAVAACLAGARAGLAWPEPLAAAAGGVPQAAALLFFAFAGYARITTLGEEVRDPARTIPRAVPIALGIALLTYAAVAVALLAALGPDRLARAAAPVADAVRAAGAAPLVPLVTVGAATAALGSLLALLLGVSRMVLAMARDGHLPRALDAVHPRTGVPHRAQTAAGLVVTVIAAVADVRGAIGFSSFGVLVYYAIANAAALRLTAAERRPPRVVPAAGIAGCLALAFSLPAASVVSGSAVLAAGLAVWGVRRALRR, from the coding sequence ATGACCGAGGCCGGTGCCACGCCGCCTCCGGCGGGGCTCGCCCGGCGGCTCGGCCTCGGGGACGCCGTCGTGATCGGCCTCGGGTCCATGATCGGCGCCGGGGTGTTCGCCGCCTTCGCCCCGGCCGCGGCCGCCGCGGGCACCGCGCTGTTACCCGCGCTCGGCCTCGCCGCCCTGGTCGCGTACTGCAACGCCACCTGCTCGGCCCGGCTGGCGGCGCGCCACCCGCTCTCCGGCGGCACCTACGTGTACGGCCGCGAGCGGCTCGGCGAGGTGTGGGGCTACCTGGCCGGGTGGGGGTTCGTCACGGGCAAGACCGCGAGCTGCGCCGCGATGGCGCTCATCGTCGGCGCCTACGTCTGGCCGGGGCACGAGCACCTGATCGCGGTGGCCGCCGTCGTCGCGCTGACCGCGCTGAACGACGCGGGCGTGCGCAAGGCCGCCTGGGCGACCCGCCTGATCGTCGCCGTCGTGCTCGTCGTGCTGGCCGTGGCGGTCGCGGCCTGCCTCGCCGGCGCCCGTGCCGGCCTCGCGTGGCCGGAACCGCTCGCCGCGGCGGCGGGCGGCGTCCCGCAGGCGGCCGCGCTACTGTTCTTCGCCTTCGCCGGGTACGCCAGGATCACCACGCTCGGCGAGGAGGTGCGCGACCCGGCCAGGACCATCCCGCGCGCCGTGCCGATCGCCCTCGGGATCGCGCTGCTCACCTACGCCGCCGTGGCCGTCGCCCTGCTCGCCGCGCTCGGCCCCGACCGGCTGGCGCGCGCCGCGGCGCCCGTCGCCGACGCGGTGCGCGCCGCCGGAGCCGCGCCGCTGGTGCCGCTGGTCACGGTGGGCGCGGCGACGGCGGCGCTCGGGTCCCTGCTCGCGCTGCTGCTCGGCGTGTCGCGCATGGTGCTCGCGATGGCCAGGGACGGCCACCTGCCCCGCGCGCTCGACGCCGTCCACCCGCGCACCGGCGTGCCGCACCGCGCCCAGACCGCGGCCGGCCTGGTGGTGACCGTGATCGCCGCGGTCGCCGACGTGCGGGGCGCGATCGGCTTCTCGTCCTTCGGCGTGCTCGTGTACTACGCCATCGCCAACGCCGCGGCCCTCCGGCTGACCGCGGCCGAGCGCCGTCCGCCGCGGGTCGTCCCCGCGGCGGGCATCGCGGGCTGCCTGGCGCTGGCCTTCAGCCTCCCGGCCGCCTCCGTGGTGTCGGGGAGCGCGGTGCTCGCCGCCGGCCTGGCCGTGTGGGGCGTCCGCAGGGCGCTGCGGCGCTAG
- a CDS encoding DedA family protein, whose amino-acid sequence MAPSPLPGPLADLAPLLDRYGYLAVGALIFVEDFGIPVPGETVLIAAAVYAGTGRLDVVAVGAVAFAAAVLGDNLGYLIGRTGGRALVQRFGKYILLPPERFDRVEAFFRRRGAPIIVVARFIDGLRQANGLVAGATCMPWRRFLIFNIIGAVLWVATWTTAGYLAGFHITEIYEEFTRYETYILIAVALLVVALIVRHLLRRRRRKDPS is encoded by the coding sequence ATGGCGCCGTCACCGCTGCCGGGCCCGCTGGCCGACCTGGCCCCGCTGCTGGATCGCTACGGTTACCTGGCCGTCGGTGCGCTGATCTTCGTCGAGGACTTCGGCATCCCCGTCCCGGGCGAGACCGTGCTGATCGCCGCCGCCGTCTACGCCGGCACCGGGCGTCTCGACGTCGTGGCCGTGGGCGCCGTCGCGTTCGCCGCCGCCGTCCTCGGGGACAACCTCGGGTACCTGATCGGGCGCACCGGCGGGCGCGCGCTGGTGCAGCGCTTCGGCAAGTACATCCTCCTGCCCCCCGAGCGCTTCGACAGGGTCGAGGCCTTCTTCCGGCGCAGGGGCGCTCCGATCATCGTCGTCGCCCGCTTCATCGACGGGCTGCGCCAGGCCAACGGCCTGGTGGCCGGCGCGACGTGCATGCCGTGGCGCCGCTTCCTGATCTTCAACATCATCGGCGCGGTGCTGTGGGTCGCGACGTGGACCACCGCCGGCTACCTGGCGGGCTTCCACATCACCGAGATCTACGAGGAGTTCACCCGGTACGAGACCTACATCCTGATCGCCGTCGCGCTCCTGGTCGTGGCGCTGATCGTCCGCCATCTGCTGCGGCGCCGCCGCCGCAAGGATCCCTCATGA